The genomic window CCGGCGAGATCCCGACCTCGGGCTTCGTCCCGGCCGGGATGCGGGGATACGAAGGAGTCCGGGGGCTTCCGTACGACCCGGCCGCGGCCAAGCGGCTCCTGGCCGAGGCGGGGTTCCCGGACGGCAAGGGGTTCCCGAAGACGGAGCTGCTCTACAACACGAACGAGCTGCACCGGGTGATCACGCAAGCCGTCCAGCAGATGTGGCGGGAGACCCTCGGGATCCAGGTCGAGCTGGCCAACGTCGAGTGGAAGGTGTACCTGGCGCGGCAGTCGAAGCTCGACTACCAGATCTCGCGAGCCGGGTGGATCGGCGACTACGTGGACCCGAACACCTTCCTGGACATGTGGATCACCGGAGGTGGGAACAACCAGACCGGGTGGTCGAACAAGCGCTACGACGAGCTGGTCGCCAAGGCCGGCTGCGGCATCGTCGATCCCAAGGAACGGATGAAGGCTCTGCAGGAGGCCGAGAAGATCCTGGTGGTGGACGAGGTCCCGATCGTGCCGCTCTACACCTATGTCAACAAGGGCATGCTGAGCCGCAAGGTGAAGGGCTGGCAGCCGAACATCCTCGACCAGCACCCCCTGAAGTACCTCAGTATCGAGAAATGAGCGGGCCGTGCTCCGGTACCTGGTGGGCCGGCTGCTCGGCCTGCCGTCGGTCCTGCTGGTCATCGTCACGGCCTCCTTCTTCATCATGCGGGTCGCGCCGGGAGGCCCCTTCGACATGGAGCGGGCCCTCCCGACCGAGGTCCGCACCAACATAGAGGCGAAGTACCACCTCGACGAGTCGCTGGTCCGGCAGTACCTCCGGTACCTCGGCGACGTCGCTCGCGGCGACCTCGGACCGTCCTTCCGCTACCCCGACCGCACCGTCACCGAGCTCATCGGCCTCGGGTTCCCCGTCTCGCTGACCCTCGGGGCGTGCGCCATCGGCCTGGCGGTGGTGGTCGGCGGCACGGCGGGCGTCCTGGCCGCGATCCGGCGCAACCGGCTGGTGGACTACCTCACCATGTCCCTCGCCCTCGGCGGGGTGTCGATCCCCAACTTCGTGCTGGGGCCGTTCCTGATCCTGGTCTTCGCCCTGCAGCTCGGCTGGCTGCCGGTGGCGGGGTGGGGGACCTGGCGGCACCTGGTCTTGCCGTCGGTGACACTCGGCCTGTTCTACACGGCCTACGTGGCGCG from Candidatus Methylomirabilota bacterium includes these protein-coding regions:
- a CDS encoding ABC transporter permease subunit; amino-acid sequence: MLRYLVGRLLGLPSVLLVIVTASFFIMRVAPGGPFDMERALPTEVRTNIEAKYHLDESLVRQYLRYLGDVARGDLGPSFRYPDRTVTELIGLGFPVSLTLGACAIGLAVVVGGTAGVLAAIRRNRLVDYLTMSLALGGVSIPNFVLGPFLILVFALQLGWLPVAGWGTWRHLVLPSVTLGLFYTAYVARLARAGMLEVIFQDFVRTARAKGLREAVVVGRHALPSAVLPVVSYLGPAAAGALTGSVVVETIFGIPGIGRYFVTSALNRDYTMVLGTVVFYSLLLVVFNLIVDCLYAYLDPRVTY